Proteins encoded by one window of Haematobia irritans isolate KBUSLIRL chromosome 2, ASM5000362v1, whole genome shotgun sequence:
- the LOC142225764 gene encoding uncharacterized protein LOC142225764 — MENIAKMAATLPDFEDDVPMSDEEREIDPTIAPLADVSTISTTADPATLADLSTNKNPLTTAPGVPPGELSVASPPLSAPVRKNQGSNIQRGRRECVICKAKHHLRDCKEFRAMRIERRLRTVALHKCCGNCLDATHFVRDCPSPHRCKHCNGDHHIMQRIALIGPALLQSLLPDKNPEFLQNLVDPLLVRILRLTRLSDLISRHLHQLPDT; from the coding sequence aTGGAAAACATAGCAAAGATGGCCGCTACCCTTCCTGATTTTGAGGACGACGTCCCCATGTCTGATGAGGAACGGGAAATCGATCCAACCATCGCACCTCTGGCCGATGTATCCACCATCAGCACGACTGCTGATCCTGCCACTCTGGCCGACCTTTCCACCAATAAAAATCCGTTGACGACGGCTCCTGGAGTTCCTCCAGGAGAATTATCTGTGGCTTCGCCACCCCTTTCGGCACCAGTTCGAAAGAACCAGGGTTCGAATATTCAACGTGGCAGAAGAGAATGTGTCATATGCAAGGCAAAGCATCACTTACGTGATTGCAAAGAGTTCAGGGCGATGCGAATTGAACGAAGGCTGCGTACCGTAGCGCTTCATAAATGTTGTGGTAATTGCCTTGACGCCACACACTTTGTTCGTGACTGTCCCAGTCCACACAGGTGTAAGCACTGTAACGGTGACCATCACATCATGCAAAGAATAGCGCTGATCGGTCCCGCCCTGCTACAAAGTCTGCTCCCCGACAAAAATCCGGAGTTCCTCCAAAACCTGGTAGATCCTCTACTCGTCCGCATATTACGTCTGACCCGTCTGTCCGATCTTATCAGCCGTCACCTTCATCAGCTCCCCGACACGTAA